Proteins co-encoded in one Solea senegalensis isolate Sse05_10M linkage group LG8, IFAPA_SoseM_1, whole genome shotgun sequence genomic window:
- the zbtb44 gene encoding zinc finger and BTB domain-containing protein 44 isoform X1, giving the protein MGVKTFTHSSTSHSQEMLEKLNDLRNQGHLCDVTIRVQDKLFLAHKVVLACCSEFFRSKLVGRPEEEDKFVLDLHHVTVSGFSPLLEYAYTSTLSISTENIIDVLAAASYMQMFAVASTCSEFMKSSILWSPGNNNNNNNLTADKPHESAQESASSHCALTHLDGSVSPVSSDCSVMERNVPICRESRRKRKSFVTMASPESPLKCTTQVVTTSPQIPNPSPSFSDSTAQPVESSLAFPWTFPFGIDRRFHPDKSKLVESPRCIEQGTSGASEVVVGRRLSDFLTCESSKAVSSPVPAEEEDVRVKVERLSDEEAQEATSQPVSASQSSLSDQQTVPGSDQVQEELLISPQSSSIGSMDEGVSEGLPSMQSTSNAGGHVEDDERYHDLLQLAARLEGIQYPYHLYISPSARPGTNGPDRPFQCPTCGVRFTRIQNLKQHMLIHSGIKPFQCDRCGKKFTRAYSLKMHRLKHEGKRCFRCQICSATFTSFGEYKHHMRVSRHIIRKPRIYECKTCGAMFTNSGNLIVHLRSLNHEASELANYFQSSDFLVPDYLSQVQEEEEVLGVQYELEESQHHPVYPGSTSTSSTTAASSSSSVQTPVISQVSSSTQNCESSSGFLSPEPLEAPASLKMDADGTAAVREETKMDNSADGSSQGAFEEEQQQQQQQQQQQQHHAQAKELVSITIE; this is encoded by the exons ATGGGAGTCAAAACCTTCACCCACAGTTCGACCTCCCACAGCCAGGAGATGCTGGAGAAGCTGAATGACCTACGCAATCAGGGTCACTTATGTGATGTCACCATACGTGTCCAAGACAAGCTTTTCTTGGCCCACAAAGTGGTCCTCGCCTGCTGCAGTGAATTCTTCCGCTCCAAACTGGTGGGCCGgccggaggaggaggacaagtttGTATTGGACCTTCATCATGTGACTGTTAGTGGCTTCTCTCCTCTTTTGGAATATGCGTACACATCGACCCTCTCCATCAGCACGGAAAATATCATAGACGTCCTGGCAGCAGCAAGTTATATGCAAATGTTTGCTGTGGCAAGCACATGCTCAGAGTTTATGAAGTCAAGTATTCTGTGGAGTCCgggtaacaacaacaacaacaacaacttgacGGCAGACAAACCACATGAGTCAGCACAAGAGAGTGCCTCATCACACTGTGCCCTTACGCACTTAGACGGCAGTGTGTCGCCCGTGTCGTCCGACTGCAGCGTGATGGAGAGAAACGTTCCCATATGCCGCGAATCACGACGGAAGCGCAAGAGCTTTGTAACTATGGCATCACCGGAGAGTCCACTCAAATGCACCACACAGGTCGTCACCACCTCGCCTCAGATCCCCAATCCGTCCCCTTCATTCTCAGACAGCACAGCCCAGCCAGTAGAGTCCTCCCTGGCCTTCCCATGGACTTTTCCATTCGGCATTGACCGGCGGTTCCATCCAGACAAATCAAAGCTGGTGGAGAGTCCTCGGTGTATAGAACAGGGCACTTCAGGAGCCTCAGAGGTGGTGGTTGGCCGGCGTCTCAGTGACTTCCTGACATGTGAGAGCTCTAAGGCTGTGTCGTCACCAGTGCcagcagaagaggaagatgtGAGGGTGAAAGTGGAGCGCCTCAGTGATGAGGAGGCCCAAGAGGCAACTTCTCAGCCAGTAAGTGCCTCCCAGAGCTCACTGAGTGACCAGCAGACAGTGCCAGGGAGTGATCAGGTGCAAGAGGAgctcctcatcagtccacagtCTTCCTCTATAG GGTCGATGGATGAAGGAGTGTCTGAGGGATTGCCATCAATGCAGAGCACCTCTAATGCTGGAGGACATGTAGAGGATGATGAAAGGTATCATGATTTGTTGCAACTTGCAGCAAG GTTGGAAGGTATTCAGTATCCATATCACCTCTATATCAGCCCTTCAGCCCGACCTGGAACCAACGGCCCTGACCGGCCCTTTCAGTGTCCAACCTGCGGAGTCCGATTCACACGCATTCAAAATCTCAAGCAGCACATGCTCATACACTCCG GCATTAAGCCTTTCCAGTGTGACCGCTGTGGGAAAAAGTTCACACGGGCCTACTCCCTAAAGATGCATCGGCTGAAGCACGAAGGTAAACGCTGTTTCCGGTGCCAGATTTGTAGCGCCACATTCACGTCCTTCGGTGAATATAAgcaccacatgagggtctccCGACACATAATCCGCAAGCCGCGGATTTATGAGTGCAAAACGTGCGGCGCCATGTTCACCAACTCTGGCAATTTAATTGTACACCTGAGGAGTCTGAACCATGAGGCATCCGAACTAGCAAACTACTTCCAGAGCAG TGATTTCCTCGTGCCCGACTACCTGAGCcaggtgcaggaggaggaggaggtgctgggAGTCCAGTATGAGCTGGAGGAGTCCCAGCATCACCCAGTCTACCCAGGCAgcacctccacctccagcaCCACCGCcgcctcgtcctcctcctcagtccagACGCCCGTCATCTCCCaggtctcctcctccacccagaATTGTGAGAGTTCCTCCGGCTTCCTGTCACCTGAGCCTCTGGAAGCCCCAGCCTCCCTCAAGATGGATGCTGATGGGACAGCAGCAGTTAGGGAGGAGACCAAGATGGACAATAGTGCAGATGGCAGTTCCCAAGGGGCTTTtgaagaagagcagcagcagcagcagcagcagcagcagcaacagcagcatcatgCCCAGGCCAAGGAGCTGGTTTCTATCACCATCGAATGA
- the zbtb44 gene encoding zinc finger and BTB domain-containing protein 44 isoform X3: MGVKTFTHSSTSHSQEMLEKLNDLRNQGHLCDVTIRVQDKLFLAHKVVLACCSEFFRSKLVGRPEEEDKFVLDLHHVTVSGFSPLLEYAYTSTLSISTENIIDVLAAASYMQMFAVASTCSEFMKSSILWSPGNNNNNNNLTADKPHESAQESASSHCALTHLDGSVSPVSSDCSVMERNVPICRESRRKRKSFVTMASPESPLKCTTQVVTTSPQIPNPSPSFSDSTAQPVESSLAFPWTFPFGIDRRFHPDKSKLVESPRCIEQGTSGASEVVVGRRLSDFLTCESSKAVSSPVPAEEEDVRVKVERLSDEEAQEATSQPVSASQSSLSDQQTVPGSDQVQEELLISPQSSSIGSMDEGVSEGLPSMQSTSNAGGHVEDDERYHDLLQLAARLEGIQYPYHLYISPSARPGTNGPDRPFQCPTCGVRFTRIQNLKQHMLIHSGIKPFQCDRCGKKFTRAYSLKMHRLKHEVISSCPTT, translated from the exons ATGGGAGTCAAAACCTTCACCCACAGTTCGACCTCCCACAGCCAGGAGATGCTGGAGAAGCTGAATGACCTACGCAATCAGGGTCACTTATGTGATGTCACCATACGTGTCCAAGACAAGCTTTTCTTGGCCCACAAAGTGGTCCTCGCCTGCTGCAGTGAATTCTTCCGCTCCAAACTGGTGGGCCGgccggaggaggaggacaagtttGTATTGGACCTTCATCATGTGACTGTTAGTGGCTTCTCTCCTCTTTTGGAATATGCGTACACATCGACCCTCTCCATCAGCACGGAAAATATCATAGACGTCCTGGCAGCAGCAAGTTATATGCAAATGTTTGCTGTGGCAAGCACATGCTCAGAGTTTATGAAGTCAAGTATTCTGTGGAGTCCgggtaacaacaacaacaacaacaacttgacGGCAGACAAACCACATGAGTCAGCACAAGAGAGTGCCTCATCACACTGTGCCCTTACGCACTTAGACGGCAGTGTGTCGCCCGTGTCGTCCGACTGCAGCGTGATGGAGAGAAACGTTCCCATATGCCGCGAATCACGACGGAAGCGCAAGAGCTTTGTAACTATGGCATCACCGGAGAGTCCACTCAAATGCACCACACAGGTCGTCACCACCTCGCCTCAGATCCCCAATCCGTCCCCTTCATTCTCAGACAGCACAGCCCAGCCAGTAGAGTCCTCCCTGGCCTTCCCATGGACTTTTCCATTCGGCATTGACCGGCGGTTCCATCCAGACAAATCAAAGCTGGTGGAGAGTCCTCGGTGTATAGAACAGGGCACTTCAGGAGCCTCAGAGGTGGTGGTTGGCCGGCGTCTCAGTGACTTCCTGACATGTGAGAGCTCTAAGGCTGTGTCGTCACCAGTGCcagcagaagaggaagatgtGAGGGTGAAAGTGGAGCGCCTCAGTGATGAGGAGGCCCAAGAGGCAACTTCTCAGCCAGTAAGTGCCTCCCAGAGCTCACTGAGTGACCAGCAGACAGTGCCAGGGAGTGATCAGGTGCAAGAGGAgctcctcatcagtccacagtCTTCCTCTATAG GGTCGATGGATGAAGGAGTGTCTGAGGGATTGCCATCAATGCAGAGCACCTCTAATGCTGGAGGACATGTAGAGGATGATGAAAGGTATCATGATTTGTTGCAACTTGCAGCAAG GTTGGAAGGTATTCAGTATCCATATCACCTCTATATCAGCCCTTCAGCCCGACCTGGAACCAACGGCCCTGACCGGCCCTTTCAGTGTCCAACCTGCGGAGTCCGATTCACACGCATTCAAAATCTCAAGCAGCACATGCTCATACACTCCG GCATTAAGCCTTTCCAGTGTGACCGCTGTGGGAAAAAGTTCACACGGGCCTACTCCCTAAAGATGCATCGGCTGAAGCACGAAG TGATTTCCTCGTGCCCGACTACCTGA
- the zbtb44 gene encoding zinc finger and BTB domain-containing protein 44 isoform X2, with product MGVKTFTHSSTSHSQEMLEKLNDLRNQGHLCDVTIRVQDKLFLAHKVVLACCSEFFRSKLVGRPEEEDKFVLDLHHVTVSGFSPLLEYAYTSTLSISTENIIDVLAAASYMQMFAVASTCSEFMKSSILWSPGNNNNNNNLTADKPHESAQESASSHCALTHLDGSVSPVSSDCSVMERNVPICRESRRKRKSFVTMASPESPLKCTTQVVTTSPQIPNPSPSFSDSTAQPVESSLAFPWTFPFGIDRRFHPDKSKLVESPRCIEQGTSGASEVVVGRRLSDFLTCESSKAVSSPVPAEEEDVRVKVERLSDEEAQEATSQPVSASQSSLSDQQTVPGSDQVQEELLISPQSSSIGSMDEGVSEGLPSMQSTSNAGGHVEDDERLEGIQYPYHLYISPSARPGTNGPDRPFQCPTCGVRFTRIQNLKQHMLIHSGIKPFQCDRCGKKFTRAYSLKMHRLKHEGKRCFRCQICSATFTSFGEYKHHMRVSRHIIRKPRIYECKTCGAMFTNSGNLIVHLRSLNHEASELANYFQSSDFLVPDYLSQVQEEEEVLGVQYELEESQHHPVYPGSTSTSSTTAASSSSSVQTPVISQVSSSTQNCESSSGFLSPEPLEAPASLKMDADGTAAVREETKMDNSADGSSQGAFEEEQQQQQQQQQQQQHHAQAKELVSITIE from the exons ATGGGAGTCAAAACCTTCACCCACAGTTCGACCTCCCACAGCCAGGAGATGCTGGAGAAGCTGAATGACCTACGCAATCAGGGTCACTTATGTGATGTCACCATACGTGTCCAAGACAAGCTTTTCTTGGCCCACAAAGTGGTCCTCGCCTGCTGCAGTGAATTCTTCCGCTCCAAACTGGTGGGCCGgccggaggaggaggacaagtttGTATTGGACCTTCATCATGTGACTGTTAGTGGCTTCTCTCCTCTTTTGGAATATGCGTACACATCGACCCTCTCCATCAGCACGGAAAATATCATAGACGTCCTGGCAGCAGCAAGTTATATGCAAATGTTTGCTGTGGCAAGCACATGCTCAGAGTTTATGAAGTCAAGTATTCTGTGGAGTCCgggtaacaacaacaacaacaacaacttgacGGCAGACAAACCACATGAGTCAGCACAAGAGAGTGCCTCATCACACTGTGCCCTTACGCACTTAGACGGCAGTGTGTCGCCCGTGTCGTCCGACTGCAGCGTGATGGAGAGAAACGTTCCCATATGCCGCGAATCACGACGGAAGCGCAAGAGCTTTGTAACTATGGCATCACCGGAGAGTCCACTCAAATGCACCACACAGGTCGTCACCACCTCGCCTCAGATCCCCAATCCGTCCCCTTCATTCTCAGACAGCACAGCCCAGCCAGTAGAGTCCTCCCTGGCCTTCCCATGGACTTTTCCATTCGGCATTGACCGGCGGTTCCATCCAGACAAATCAAAGCTGGTGGAGAGTCCTCGGTGTATAGAACAGGGCACTTCAGGAGCCTCAGAGGTGGTGGTTGGCCGGCGTCTCAGTGACTTCCTGACATGTGAGAGCTCTAAGGCTGTGTCGTCACCAGTGCcagcagaagaggaagatgtGAGGGTGAAAGTGGAGCGCCTCAGTGATGAGGAGGCCCAAGAGGCAACTTCTCAGCCAGTAAGTGCCTCCCAGAGCTCACTGAGTGACCAGCAGACAGTGCCAGGGAGTGATCAGGTGCAAGAGGAgctcctcatcagtccacagtCTTCCTCTATAG GGTCGATGGATGAAGGAGTGTCTGAGGGATTGCCATCAATGCAGAGCACCTCTAATGCTGGAGGACATGTAGAGGATGATGAAAG GTTGGAAGGTATTCAGTATCCATATCACCTCTATATCAGCCCTTCAGCCCGACCTGGAACCAACGGCCCTGACCGGCCCTTTCAGTGTCCAACCTGCGGAGTCCGATTCACACGCATTCAAAATCTCAAGCAGCACATGCTCATACACTCCG GCATTAAGCCTTTCCAGTGTGACCGCTGTGGGAAAAAGTTCACACGGGCCTACTCCCTAAAGATGCATCGGCTGAAGCACGAAGGTAAACGCTGTTTCCGGTGCCAGATTTGTAGCGCCACATTCACGTCCTTCGGTGAATATAAgcaccacatgagggtctccCGACACATAATCCGCAAGCCGCGGATTTATGAGTGCAAAACGTGCGGCGCCATGTTCACCAACTCTGGCAATTTAATTGTACACCTGAGGAGTCTGAACCATGAGGCATCCGAACTAGCAAACTACTTCCAGAGCAG TGATTTCCTCGTGCCCGACTACCTGAGCcaggtgcaggaggaggaggaggtgctgggAGTCCAGTATGAGCTGGAGGAGTCCCAGCATCACCCAGTCTACCCAGGCAgcacctccacctccagcaCCACCGCcgcctcgtcctcctcctcagtccagACGCCCGTCATCTCCCaggtctcctcctccacccagaATTGTGAGAGTTCCTCCGGCTTCCTGTCACCTGAGCCTCTGGAAGCCCCAGCCTCCCTCAAGATGGATGCTGATGGGACAGCAGCAGTTAGGGAGGAGACCAAGATGGACAATAGTGCAGATGGCAGTTCCCAAGGGGCTTTtgaagaagagcagcagcagcagcagcagcagcagcagcaacagcagcatcatgCCCAGGCCAAGGAGCTGGTTTCTATCACCATCGAATGA